The following are encoded in a window of Pseudomonas sp. St316 genomic DNA:
- a CDS encoding response regulator — translation MNRDLRILIVDDQRPNLDLMEQLLAREGLHNVLSSTEPLRTLDLFNSFEPDLVILDLHMPAFDGFAVLEQLNRRIPANDYLPILVLTADATRDTRLRALALGARDFISKPLDALETMLRIWNLLETRALYKALRELIPSQQIELLRQHRPVSGPV, via the coding sequence ATGAATCGCGACTTGCGCATTCTGATCGTCGACGATCAGCGCCCCAACCTGGACCTGATGGAACAACTGCTGGCCCGCGAAGGGTTGCACAACGTGCTGAGCAGCACCGAACCGTTGCGCACGCTCGATCTGTTCAACAGCTTCGAGCCGGACCTGGTTATCCTCGACCTGCACATGCCGGCGTTCGACGGCTTTGCCGTGCTGGAGCAACTCAACCGGCGCATTCCGGCCAATGATTACCTGCCGATCCTGGTGCTGACTGCCGACGCGACCCGAGACACGCGCCTGCGGGCCCTGGCCCTCGGCGCCCGGGATTTCATCAGCAAACCCCTGGACGCGCTGGAAACCATGCTGCGCATCTGGAACCTGCTGGAAACCCGTGCGCTCTATAAGGCGTTGCGCGAGTTGATCCCGTCCCAGCAGATCGAACTGTTGCGCCAGCACCGTCCCGTCTCCGGCCCGGTTTGA
- a CDS encoding ATP-binding protein, which translates to MRFLAARRWADLPLRGKALVVISLPLVVLLLSLVLIYITERQTARAEEDVRRVLLVQGDIQTVHTLLAEAAASVRGYLLTRREDFLPSYEQATPLIHAALQRLDHNIRDARMREHLKTITPLIADKLDGLLALRNGKLDDPETITAILIENKQVLDVLREQISAMRIREDALLADRSAAASATRMRLLFATLLAAVCGLLGAIVAVLFLSKGIVARVQQVQGNAQRLALGQPLLPQPPEQDEIGQLGTRLVEAGQLLAERERALRDNEERLRLIIDGVKDYGIFALDAQGYVTTWNAGAERIKGYTEQEILGRHFSLFYLAEECPAHPDMALREATRDGHYMEEGWRCRKDGSRFWASVVITAQYDGTGALRGFSKITRDITDRRAAEIALRTAREEAESASRAKSEFLSRMSHELRTPLNAILGFAQLLDMDSTAGQRPQVSHILRAGQHLLALINEVLDIARIEAGRLPLNIEPIALSTVLHEALTLVSPMAADAGIHLAELPALPDDSGVLADRQRLVQVLLNLLSNAIKYNRPGGEVRIEVSVQAQQVSVAVNDTGHGIAPEQLDQLFKPFERLGADPQVEGTGLGLSLSKSLLEMMQGNLQVHSEPGHGCCFTLQLPGTQVVGAHLPPIAALAVTRSPVDYHGKVLCIEDNLSSLALIETLMQRRPGIQLLSSMQGQMGLDLARQHTPQLILLDVSLPDLEGLEVLRRLRQSPATAATPVLMITADASDLTHRALREAGATAILTKPIHIQAFLGHLEHYLPEPA; encoded by the coding sequence ATGAGGTTTCTCGCCGCCCGCCGCTGGGCCGACCTGCCCTTGCGGGGCAAGGCCCTGGTGGTGATTTCCCTGCCCCTGGTGGTCCTGCTGCTGTCGCTGGTGCTGATCTATATCACCGAACGCCAGACCGCACGGGCCGAAGAGGACGTGCGCCGGGTGCTGCTGGTCCAGGGTGATATCCAGACAGTCCATACCCTGTTGGCCGAGGCCGCGGCCAGCGTGCGCGGTTACCTGCTCACCCGGCGCGAAGACTTCCTGCCCAGCTACGAGCAGGCTACGCCGCTGATCCATGCCGCGTTGCAGCGCCTGGACCACAACATTCGCGACGCCAGGATGCGCGAGCACCTCAAGACCATCACCCCGCTGATCGCCGACAAACTCGACGGTCTGCTCGCTTTGCGCAACGGCAAGCTGGACGACCCCGAGACCATCACCGCGATCCTGATCGAAAACAAACAGGTGCTGGACGTGCTGCGCGAGCAGATCAGCGCCATGCGCATACGCGAGGACGCCCTGCTCGCCGACCGCAGCGCCGCCGCCTCGGCCACGCGCATGCGCCTGTTGTTCGCCACCTTGCTGGCGGCGGTATGCGGCCTGCTGGGGGCCATTGTCGCGGTGCTGTTCCTGTCCAAGGGCATAGTCGCCCGGGTCCAGCAGGTGCAAGGTAACGCCCAGCGCCTGGCGTTGGGCCAACCCTTGTTGCCGCAACCGCCGGAGCAGGATGAAATCGGCCAGCTCGGCACGCGCCTGGTGGAGGCCGGACAGTTGCTCGCCGAGCGCGAGCGGGCCCTGCGCGACAACGAGGAACGCTTGCGGCTGATCATTGATGGCGTGAAGGACTACGGGATCTTCGCCCTCGATGCCCAAGGCTATGTCACCACCTGGAACGCCGGCGCCGAACGGATCAAGGGTTACACCGAGCAGGAAATCCTCGGCCGGCATTTTTCCCTGTTCTACTTGGCCGAGGAATGCCCGGCGCACCCGGACATGGCCCTGCGCGAAGCCACCCGCGACGGTCATTACATGGAAGAAGGCTGGCGTTGCCGCAAGGACGGCAGCCGCTTCTGGGCCAGCGTGGTCATCACGGCCCAATACGATGGCACCGGCGCCCTGCGGGGGTTTTCCAAGATCACCCGCGACATCACCGACCGACGCGCTGCCGAGATCGCCCTGCGCACCGCCCGCGAAGAGGCCGAAAGCGCCAGCCGGGCCAAGAGCGAGTTTCTCTCGCGCATGAGCCACGAGCTGCGCACGCCATTGAACGCCATTCTCGGTTTCGCTCAATTGCTGGACATGGATTCCACGGCCGGCCAACGCCCCCAGGTCAGCCATATCCTGCGCGCCGGCCAGCACTTGCTGGCATTGATCAACGAGGTGCTGGACATTGCCCGGATCGAGGCCGGGCGCTTGCCGCTGAACATCGAACCGATCGCCCTGTCGACGGTGCTGCACGAAGCCTTGACCCTGGTTTCACCGATGGCCGCCGACGCCGGGATCCACTTGGCCGAGCTGCCAGCGCTGCCCGACGACAGCGGCGTGCTCGCGGACCGCCAGCGCCTGGTGCAGGTGCTGCTCAACCTGCTGTCCAACGCCATCAAGTACAACCGTCCCGGCGGTGAGGTGCGCATCGAAGTCAGCGTCCAGGCCCAACAGGTGAGCGTCGCCGTCAACGACACCGGTCATGGCATTGCCCCGGAACAATTGGACCAACTGTTCAAGCCCTTCGAACGCCTGGGCGCCGATCCCCAGGTCGAAGGCACTGGCCTGGGGTTGTCCTTGAGCAAGAGCCTGCTGGAAATGATGCAAGGCAACCTGCAGGTCCACAGTGAGCCCGGACACGGCTGCTGTTTCACCTTGCAACTGCCCGGCACCCAGGTGGTTGGCGCGCATTTGCCACCCATTGCCGCCCTGGCGGTGACGCGGTCGCCCGTGGACTATCATGGCAAAGTCCTGTGCATCGAAGACAACCTGTCGAGCCTGGCGCTGATCGAAACCTTGATGCAACGCCGTCCTGGCATCCAGTTATTGTCAAGCATGCAAGGCCAGATGGGCCTGGACCTCGCTCGCCAGCACACCCCGCAACTGATCCTGCTGGACGTCAGCCTGCCCGACCTCGAAGGCCTGGAGGTCTTGCGGCGCCTGCGCCAGTCCCCGGCCACCGCCGCCACGCCGGTGCTGATGATCACCGCCGATGCCAGCGACCTGACCCACCGGGCCCTGCGTGAGGCCGGAGCCACGGCGATCCTGACCAAACCTATTCATATCCAGGCCTTCCTGGGCCACCTCGAGCACTATCTACCGGAGCCCGCATGA
- a CDS encoding sigma-70 family RNA polymerase sigma factor yields MCDAVTPTEHSFHALYRDHGSWLEGWLRRRMGNAWDAADLRQDTFLRVLSSTQTLADLQEPRAYLLTVGKRLLSNFYTRRNLEQAYLDALVSLPEACAPSPEQRWLLLETLQALDELLDGLPPLVRRAFLWSQLEGLGYREIAERLQVSERTVKRYMALAYEHCLLADF; encoded by the coding sequence ATGTGTGATGCAGTGACGCCGACGGAGCATTCCTTCCATGCGTTGTACCGTGACCACGGTAGCTGGCTGGAAGGCTGGTTGCGACGGCGCATGGGCAATGCCTGGGATGCGGCGGACCTGCGCCAGGATACCTTCCTGCGGGTGCTTTCCAGTACCCAGACATTGGCTGACCTGCAAGAACCCCGAGCTTATCTGCTGACCGTTGGCAAACGTCTGCTGAGCAATTTTTACACCCGGCGCAATCTGGAGCAGGCGTATCTCGACGCCCTGGTCAGCCTGCCTGAAGCCTGCGCACCGTCGCCAGAACAACGTTGGCTGCTGCTGGAAACCTTGCAAGCCTTGGACGAATTGCTCGATGGCCTGCCGCCCCTGGTGCGGCGGGCTTTTCTCTGGAGCCAACTTGAAGGCCTGGGTTATCGCGAGATCGCCGAACGCTTGCAAGTGTCCGAACGCACCGTAAAACGCTACATGGCCCTGGCCTATGAGCATTGCCTGTTGGCGGACTTCTGA
- a CDS encoding FecR domain-containing protein, with amino-acid sequence MRSAPSPEAREAARAAARWLTLMEFDADAFDSAALQRWRDSSAHHEAAWQKAQRLRQRFAGVPASLGMATLDRPTLARREVLKRALGVAALVPTAWLLGRELPLEAWRADLHTATGEQRRWSLVDGSALQLNTDSAVDLDLKARRLVLVRGEMALKLAGSTPLSVQSPYGLVTITRGEVCLHLGEGDCRVSVVSGSAQLQPLRGPSLRLEAGQQVNVQASGAGPVGAFDVAQLGWRDGVLVAQDQPLGHFLRELSRYRPGLLRWDETLETLRITGSFRLDNTDRILTLLAASLPLDVHMRTRYWVTLTLRKNMA; translated from the coding sequence ATGCGCTCGGCCCCTTCACCCGAAGCCCGTGAAGCGGCGCGGGCGGCGGCTCGTTGGTTGACCCTGATGGAGTTCGACGCCGATGCGTTTGACTCGGCGGCCCTGCAACGCTGGCGCGACAGCAGCGCTCATCACGAGGCGGCCTGGCAGAAGGCCCAGCGATTGCGCCAGCGGTTTGCCGGGGTGCCCGCGTCCCTGGGCATGGCAACCCTGGACCGTCCGACGCTGGCCAGGCGCGAGGTGCTCAAGCGCGCATTGGGCGTCGCTGCACTGGTCCCGACCGCTTGGTTGCTGGGGCGAGAGCTGCCGTTGGAGGCCTGGCGTGCTGATTTGCACACCGCCACGGGCGAGCAACGGCGCTGGTCGCTGGTTGATGGCAGTGCGCTGCAATTGAACACCGACAGCGCCGTCGACCTGGACCTCAAGGCGAGGCGGCTGGTGCTGGTACGCGGCGAGATGGCCCTCAAGCTCGCCGGGAGCACACCGCTGTCCGTTCAGTCACCCTATGGGCTCGTCACCATCACTCGTGGCGAGGTCTGCCTGCACCTGGGCGAGGGCGATTGCCGGGTGTCGGTGGTCAGCGGCTCGGCGCAACTGCAACCGCTGCGCGGGCCATCGCTCAGGTTGGAAGCGGGCCAGCAGGTCAACGTCCAGGCTTCAGGCGCGGGGCCAGTGGGGGCGTTCGACGTGGCGCAGTTGGGTTGGCGCGACGGCGTATTGGTTGCGCAGGACCAGCCCCTGGGGCATTTCCTGCGGGAACTGAGCCGCTATCGCCCCGGCCTGTTGCGTTGGGACGAAACCCTGGAAACCCTGCGAATCACCGGCAGCTTCCGCCTGGACAACACCGACCGAATCCTCACGCTGCTTGCCGCCAGCCTGCCGCTGGACGTGCACATGCGCACCCGCTACTGGGTCACGTTGACGCTTCGCAAAAATATGGCCTGA
- a CDS encoding response regulator transcription factor, with protein sequence MNRPLRLLLADDHEVTRTGFISMLAGNPGFEVVGQARDGQEALDLCERLQPDIAILDIRMPVLNGLGAARILQQRQPAIKVVIFTMDDSPDHLEAAIGAGAVGYLLKDASRDEVLDALKRVAQGEEALNSSVSARLLRRMAERGANGATQVQALTARERQVLGLVAGGFSNREIGEKLGIAPGTAKAHVERVIGKLGAADRTQAAVRGVALGLVAQPTGQWP encoded by the coding sequence ATGAACCGACCTTTGCGCCTGCTGCTGGCCGATGACCACGAGGTCACCCGCACCGGATTTATCAGCATGCTCGCCGGCAACCCGGGATTCGAGGTCGTTGGCCAGGCCCGCGATGGCCAGGAAGCCCTCGACCTGTGCGAGCGGCTACAGCCAGACATCGCGATTCTCGACATCCGCATGCCGGTCCTTAACGGTTTGGGCGCCGCGCGGATCCTGCAGCAGCGCCAGCCAGCAATCAAAGTCGTGATCTTCACCATGGATGACAGCCCCGACCACCTCGAAGCCGCCATCGGTGCGGGCGCGGTCGGCTATCTGCTCAAGGACGCCAGCCGCGATGAAGTGCTCGATGCCCTCAAACGGGTCGCCCAGGGCGAAGAGGCGTTGAACAGTTCGGTCAGCGCGCGCCTGCTGCGCCGCATGGCCGAGCGCGGTGCCAATGGTGCCACTCAAGTCCAGGCCCTGACCGCCCGGGAACGCCAGGTCCTGGGGCTGGTGGCCGGCGGTTTCAGCAACCGTGAAATCGGCGAAAAGCTGGGCATCGCGCCCGGCACGGCCAAGGCCCACGTCGAGCGTGTCATCGGCAAACTGGGCGCCGCCGACCGCACCCAGGCCGCCGTGCGCGGCGTTGCCCTGGGCCTGGTGGCGCAACCTACCGGGCAATGGCCATGA
- a CDS encoding SgcJ/EcaC family oxidoreductase → MKMKTCAIAALFLLAAPLVQALEATPYVYRTVAEQPKNVNDREIAALFDRWNAALQTGSATAVTGLYAPDAILQPTVSNKVRNTPAQIQDYFEHFLAGKPVGQINYREIRHLGPDAAMDSGVYTFTLTQVDGSKREVQARYTFLYERLDGQWKIINHHSSAMPEVAKTLHASH, encoded by the coding sequence ATGAAAATGAAAACCTGCGCCATTGCTGCTTTATTCCTGCTGGCCGCGCCGCTTGTCCAGGCGCTTGAGGCTACGCCTTACGTGTATCGCACGGTGGCCGAGCAACCCAAGAATGTGAATGATCGTGAGATCGCCGCGCTGTTCGACCGCTGGAACGCCGCACTGCAAACCGGTAGCGCCACCGCCGTGACCGGCCTCTATGCGCCGGATGCGATTTTGCAACCGACTGTTTCCAACAAGGTGCGCAACACGCCGGCGCAGATCCAGGATTACTTCGAGCATTTCCTGGCCGGCAAACCGGTCGGGCAAATCAACTACCGGGAGATCCGCCATCTGGGCCCCGATGCGGCAATGGACAGTGGTGTCTATACCTTCACACTCACCCAGGTCGACGGTTCCAAGCGCGAAGTGCAGGCGCGCTACACCTTCCTCTATGAGCGCCTCGATGGCCAGTGGAAGATCATCAACCATCACTCATCGGCCATGCCTGAGGTGGCGAAGACCTTGCACGCCAGCCACTGA
- a CDS encoding CBS domain-containing protein: MKTAAQLVRLKSVQNQQVHSIAPEQTVLEALQIMAEKNVGALPVIEDGQVVGVFSERDYARKMVLKGRSSVGTSVRTIMSTPVVTADSQQSIDRCMEVMTDSHLRHLPVLDNGQLIGLLSIGDLVKEAIVEQADLIRQLEHYIRGH; this comes from the coding sequence ATGAAAACCGCTGCTCAACTGGTGAGACTCAAGAGTGTGCAGAACCAGCAAGTCCACAGCATCGCACCGGAGCAGACGGTGCTCGAAGCGCTGCAGATCATGGCCGAAAAAAATGTCGGCGCGCTGCCGGTGATCGAGGACGGCCAGGTGGTGGGGGTGTTCAGCGAACGGGACTACGCGCGCAAGATGGTGCTCAAGGGGCGTTCATCGGTGGGTACGTCAGTGCGCACCATCATGAGCACTCCGGTGGTCACCGCCGACAGCCAGCAGAGCATCGACCGCTGCATGGAAGTCATGACCGACAGCCACTTGCGGCACCTGCCAGTGCTGGATAACGGGCAGTTGATCGGCCTGCTGTCCATTGGTGACCTGGTGAAAGAGGCGATTGTCGAGCAGGCGGACTTGATCCGGCAGTTGGAACACTACATCCGCGGGCATTGA
- the nirD gene encoding nitrite reductase small subunit NirD, whose translation MSLSNVVRIPVRDVAQEPLQWRALCSREDLVPNSGVVAWHDGSQVALLYLPEHPDKPLYAIDNRDPKSGANVIGRGLLGSIKGELVIASPMYKQHFRLEDGHCLEYPEQSLRVWPVRLNGDVVEIGED comes from the coding sequence ATGAGCCTGTCAAACGTCGTTCGTATTCCTGTGCGCGATGTCGCCCAAGAACCCTTGCAATGGCGGGCCCTGTGCAGCCGCGAAGACCTGGTGCCCAACTCTGGCGTGGTCGCCTGGCACGACGGCAGCCAAGTGGCGTTGCTGTACCTGCCCGAGCATCCGGACAAGCCGCTGTACGCCATCGACAATCGCGACCCCAAGTCTGGCGCGAACGTCATCGGCCGCGGTTTGTTGGGCAGTATCAAGGGTGAGCTGGTGATTGCCTCGCCGATGTACAAGCAGCATTTCCGCCTGGAAGACGGCCACTGCCTGGAATACCCGGAACAAAGCCTGCGGGTATGGCCGGTGCGGCTCAATGGCGATGTGGTGGAAATTGGCGAAGACTGA
- the nirB gene encoding nitrite reductase large subunit NirB, giving the protein MNSNVASLNKLQTLIVIGNGMVGHHCVEQLIERGALNHYRVHVFSEEPMRAYDRVHLSEYFSGRDAESLALGEASLYQTPGVTLHLGVPVLDIDRDAHQVVTAHERLHYDKLVLATGSYPFVPPIEGAEGDSCLVYRTLADLDAIRAAASNARRGVVVGGGLLGLEAANALKTLGLEAHVVEFAPRLMPVQLDPQGGLALKARIEKLGVGVHLSKGTQSISAGEQYRYRMNFGDDDFLETDLIVFSAGIRAQDALARQSDLQIGPRGGVVIDDHCQSSDPDIYAIGECAAWNGSIFGLVAPGYQMARNVAARLCGESAQAFTGADMSTKLKLLGVDVGSIGDAHGNTPGSRSFQFIDETSASYRRLVVDADGKRVIGAVLVGDNSYYDTLLQYMQNGIALPKDAASLILPSSEGAPTLGPAALPDTATLCSCHNVTKGSICSAIDGGCTDLGQLKCDTKAGTGCGGCAALVKQVFEHELTARGVSVDKSLCEHFAYTRQELYALVRVEGIISFAELLAKHGRGHTGCDLCKPAVGSILASCWNQPIMDPSLVPLQDTNDTFMANMQKNGTYSVVPRIAGGEITADKLIAIGVVAKKYDLYTKITGGQRIDLFGAQLHQLPDIWAELIEAGFETGHAYGKSTRTVKSCVGSTWCRYGVQDSVQMALTIEDRYKGLRSPHKLKFAVSGCTRECAEAQSKDVGVIATEKGWNLYVAGNGGMRPRHAELFATDLDDATLIRYIDRFLMFYIRTADKLQRTSVWRESLEGGLEYLKDVIINDSLGLGAELEAQMQLVVDRYECEWANALKDPDKLKRFRTFVNDGRGDPDVHFVRERGQRRPVHAHELHLIPVTEEVL; this is encoded by the coding sequence ATGAATTCCAACGTTGCTTCTCTGAACAAGCTGCAAACGCTGATCGTGATCGGCAATGGCATGGTCGGCCATCACTGCGTCGAGCAACTGATCGAGCGCGGTGCCCTCAATCATTACCGTGTGCATGTGTTCAGCGAAGAGCCGATGCGTGCCTACGATCGTGTGCACCTGTCCGAGTACTTCTCGGGCCGCGATGCCGAGTCCTTGGCCCTTGGCGAAGCTTCGTTGTACCAGACCCCCGGCGTCACTTTGCACCTGGGTGTGCCGGTGCTGGACATCGACCGTGACGCGCATCAGGTGGTGACCGCCCATGAGCGCCTTCACTACGACAAACTGGTACTCGCCACCGGTTCCTACCCGTTTGTGCCACCGATTGAAGGCGCTGAAGGCGATTCGTGCCTGGTCTATCGCACCCTTGCGGACTTGGACGCGATCCGCGCTGCCGCCAGCAACGCCCGTCGTGGCGTGGTGGTCGGTGGCGGCCTGCTCGGCCTGGAAGCGGCCAACGCTCTCAAGACCCTGGGCCTGGAGGCCCACGTGGTGGAATTCGCCCCTCGACTGATGCCGGTGCAACTGGACCCACAGGGCGGCTTGGCCCTCAAGGCCCGTATCGAGAAGCTGGGGGTCGGCGTGCACCTGTCCAAGGGCACCCAGTCCATCAGCGCCGGTGAGCAGTACCGTTATCGGATGAACTTCGGCGACGACGATTTCCTGGAAACCGACCTCATCGTGTTTTCCGCCGGCATCCGTGCCCAGGATGCCTTGGCTCGCCAAAGCGACCTGCAGATCGGCCCGCGCGGTGGCGTGGTGATCGACGATCATTGCCAGAGCAGCGACCCCGACATCTACGCCATTGGCGAATGCGCGGCCTGGAACGGCAGCATTTTCGGCCTGGTCGCCCCGGGCTACCAAATGGCCCGCAATGTCGCGGCCCGACTGTGCGGTGAAAGCGCGCAAGCCTTCACCGGCGCCGACATGTCCACCAAGCTCAAGTTGCTGGGTGTGGACGTTGGCTCCATCGGCGATGCCCATGGCAACACGCCGGGTTCGCGCAGCTTCCAATTCATCGACGAAACCAGCGCCAGCTACCGGCGACTGGTGGTGGACGCCGACGGCAAGCGCGTGATCGGCGCGGTGCTGGTGGGTGATAACAGCTACTACGACACCTTGCTGCAATACATGCAGAACGGCATCGCCTTGCCCAAGGACGCTGCCAGCCTGATCCTGCCCTCGTCCGAAGGTGCCCCGACCCTGGGGCCGGCGGCGTTGCCCGACACCGCGACCCTCTGCTCGTGCCACAACGTCACCAAGGGCTCGATTTGCTCGGCCATCGACGGCGGCTGCACCGATCTTGGCCAGCTCAAATGCGACACCAAGGCCGGCACCGGTTGCGGCGGTTGCGCGGCCCTGGTCAAGCAAGTGTTCGAGCATGAGTTGACCGCCCGTGGCGTCAGCGTCGACAAGAGCCTGTGCGAACATTTCGCCTACACCCGCCAGGAGTTGTATGCGCTGGTGCGGGTGGAAGGCATCATCAGTTTCGCCGAGCTGCTGGCCAAGCACGGCCGCGGCCACACTGGCTGCGACCTGTGCAAGCCGGCGGTGGGCTCAATCCTGGCGTCGTGCTGGAACCAGCCGATCATGGACCCGTCCCTGGTGCCATTGCAGGACACCAACGACACCTTCATGGCGAACATGCAGAAAAACGGCACCTACTCGGTGGTACCGCGTATTGCAGGTGGGGAAATCACCGCCGACAAGCTGATCGCCATCGGTGTGGTCGCCAAGAAATACGACCTCTACACCAAGATCACTGGCGGCCAGCGCATCGACCTGTTCGGCGCCCAGTTGCACCAGTTGCCGGACATCTGGGCCGAGCTGATCGAAGCCGGTTTCGAAACCGGGCATGCCTACGGCAAATCCACGCGCACGGTGAAATCCTGCGTGGGCAGCACCTGGTGCCGCTACGGCGTGCAGGACAGCGTGCAGATGGCCCTGACCATCGAGGATCGCTACAAAGGCCTGCGCTCGCCGCACAAGCTCAAGTTCGCGGTGTCCGGTTGCACCCGCGAGTGCGCCGAGGCCCAGAGCAAGGACGTCGGCGTGATCGCGACCGAGAAGGGCTGGAACCTCTACGTGGCCGGCAACGGCGGCATGCGCCCGCGTCACGCCGAGCTGTTCGCCACGGACCTGGATGACGCCACGTTGATCCGCTACATCGACCGTTTCCTGATGTTCTACATCCGCACCGCCGACAAGTTGCAACGCACCTCGGTCTGGCGCGAAAGCCTGGAGGGCGGCCTGGAATACCTCAAGGACGTGATCATCAACGATAGCCTGGGGTTGGGCGCCGAGCTCGAAGCGCAGATGCAACTGGTGGTCGACCGTTACGAATGCGAATGGGCCAACGCCCTCAAGGATCCGGACAAACTCAAGCGTTTCCGCACCTTCGTCAACGACGGGCGCGGCGATCCGGATGTTCATTTCGTCCGGGAGCGCGGCCAGCGCCGGCCGGTTCACGCCCACGAACTCCACCTGATTCCCGTTACCGAGGAGGTGCTCTGA
- a CDS encoding sensor histidine kinase encodes MQSPPHDPGSALAIRSQYRQSQSRAARLGLLLGTGHELTQLPLSTMRQRALQRACAFMAMDHGLLLEWAPDHPLRTLANHGSAERLEWLANLAQPQTPGPQWLESPGSALPQVLRVPLRASDGVAFGALLLGNSVALGVPDNEDIESLQLLATLLAAHLENTRLLEALQARERTMSELVHRLFSAQEDERKRMAYDLHDGLAQNLAGLHQRLQGFAGRCPSLPPALANELQGILDLAQGCVGEGRQLISGLRPHVLDDFGLYKAVDKEADRLRDASLTVTWVEHSTARLPGNTEIALFRIAQEGINNILKHAQASHVRLGLAVDDGHACLRVEDDGRGFALEQPIETNGSCHLGLAAMQERAHLLDGHLSCCSQPGGGTRLLASVPLPAHGEHP; translated from the coding sequence ATGCAAAGCCCACCCCATGACCCCGGCAGTGCCCTGGCCATCCGCAGCCAATATCGCCAGTCGCAAAGTCGTGCCGCACGCCTGGGCCTGCTGCTGGGCACCGGCCATGAACTGACACAGTTGCCCCTATCGACCATGCGCCAGCGTGCGTTGCAACGGGCGTGCGCGTTCATGGCCATGGACCATGGCCTCCTGCTGGAGTGGGCGCCGGACCACCCGTTGCGCACCCTCGCCAACCATGGCAGCGCGGAACGACTCGAGTGGCTCGCCAACCTGGCCCAGCCACAAACGCCCGGCCCACAATGGCTGGAATCGCCTGGCAGTGCCCTGCCCCAGGTCTTGCGGGTGCCGTTGCGTGCCTCCGACGGCGTAGCGTTCGGGGCGTTGTTGCTGGGCAACAGCGTGGCTCTCGGCGTGCCGGACAACGAAGACATCGAATCCCTGCAATTGCTGGCAACGCTGTTGGCGGCGCACCTGGAAAACACCCGTCTGCTCGAAGCACTCCAGGCCCGCGAGCGGACCATGTCCGAGTTGGTCCACCGTTTGTTCAGCGCCCAGGAAGACGAACGCAAGCGCATGGCCTACGACCTGCACGACGGCCTGGCACAGAACCTTGCCGGTTTGCATCAGCGCTTGCAGGGCTTTGCCGGTCGCTGTCCGTCGCTACCGCCCGCACTGGCGAACGAGTTGCAAGGCATCCTCGACCTGGCCCAAGGCTGCGTCGGCGAAGGCCGGCAACTGATCAGCGGCCTGCGCCCCCACGTGCTGGATGATTTCGGCCTGTACAAAGCCGTCGACAAGGAGGCCGATCGCCTGCGCGACGCGAGCCTGACGGTGACCTGGGTCGAACACAGCACCGCGCGTTTGCCGGGCAACACGGAAATCGCCCTGTTTCGCATTGCCCAGGAAGGCATCAACAATATTCTCAAGCACGCCCAGGCCAGTCACGTGCGCTTGGGGTTGGCGGTGGACGATGGCCACGCCTGCCTGCGAGTGGAGGACGATGGCCGTGGCTTTGCCCTGGAGCAGCCTATCGAGACCAACGGCAGCTGCCATCTGGGGCTGGCCGCCATGCAGGAACGCGCGCACTTGCTGGACGGTCACCTGAGCTGTTGCAGCCAGCCCGGTGGCGGCACCCGACTGCTGGCCAGCGTGCCGCTACCGGCCCACGGAGAACACCCATGA